The Rhododendron vialii isolate Sample 1 chromosome 5a, ASM3025357v1 genome contains a region encoding:
- the LOC131326630 gene encoding uncharacterized protein LOC131326630, with the protein MATTTKKTLLFPPPPLFLSLLHPPNFLRLAPNSGDHLLWPPFETILLDGKVHGSLAHAGKVRGQTPKVSKHDKKKKPSGRAHKRMQYDRHFVTASNHLLIF; encoded by the exons ATGGCGACAACCACGAAGAAAACCCTCCTCTTCCCACCTCCTCcgctatttctctctcttctgcaTCCGCCCAACTTCCTCCGCCTCGCTCCAAACTCCGGAGACCACCTTCTGTGGCCTCCTTTTGAGACGATATTGCTCGATG GAAAGGTTCACGGATCGCTGGCTCATGCTGGTAAGGTGAGAGGCCAAACCCCGAAGGTGTCCAAAcatgacaaaaagaagaagccaaGTGGCAGGGCTCACAAGCGCATGCAGTACGACCGTCACTTCGTTACCGCCAGTAATCATCTTTTAATATTTTAG